The nucleotide window GCGCGATCTCGTCCATCAGGTCGTCCAGCGAACCCGATTCCTCGCCCACGGCAATCATCTGCAGCACGATGGGGGTGAAGATGCCGGCCGCGACCGACGTGCGCAGGATGCTCTCACCCCGTTCGACGCTGTCGCGCATGCTCTCGACGCGCTGGCTCAGGTGCGCATTGTCGACGGTCTGCGACACCACCGTCAGGGCTTGCACGATCGGCACGCCGCTCTTGGACGACAGCGCGAAGCTGCGTGCGAAGCGGGCCATGGTGGCCTTGTGGATGATCTTGCCGGCCACCGGCAGCTTCAGCTTCCAGCGGTCCCAGCGCAGCAGGCCCAGCGGCGTGCGCACCCAGCCGCGCAGCGCGAAGCCGGCCACCGCAGCCGCGCCGAGCATGATGTACCAGTATTGCGTGGTGAAGTTCGACGTGGCGATGAGGATCCGCGTCATCAGCGGCAGCTCGGCCTTGAAGCTCTGGAACACCTGCACGAACTGGGGAATCACGAACATGTTGACGATGAACATGGCGATGACCATGGCGATCACCACGAACATCGGGTAGCGCAGCGCGCTTTTCACCTTGCCGCGCATGTCGCGGTCGAATTCCAGGTGGTCGTACAGCCGCAGCATGACTTCGTCGAGCCGGCCCGTCATTTCGCCCACGCGCACCATGGACAGATAGAAATTATTGAACACGGTCGGGTGGTTGCGCATCGAGATGGACAGTTCGCGGCCGGCGTCGAGCGATTCGCGCAGGTCGCGGATCACCTTGGCGAAGGCGGGCGACACGGCCGATTCCTGCAGGCCCGCCAGGCCGCGCATGATCGGCACGCCGGCCTTGAGCAGCGTGTACATCTGGCGGGAAAACAGTTGCACGTCCAGCGGCGTGACCTTTTTTTCCCGCAGCCGGGCCCAGGTGGACTGGCCGCCGCCCTTGGCCGGGGCGCGCGTGGGCGAGATGTCGACCGGGGTGGCCCCCGATCCCATCAGCTGGTCCGCCACGGCCGCCGAATCGACGGCTTCCAGCACACCCTGCATCAGCTCGCCGCGCGTATCGCGCGCCTTGTAGGCAAAATAAGGCATCAATCCTCTTGCTGGTTACTGATCCGCATGGCTTCGGAAATCGTGGTGCGGCCCTGCACCACCAGCTGCACGCCATGGCGGCGCAGCGTCTGCCCCGC belongs to Pseudoduganella albidiflava and includes:
- a CDS encoding type II secretion system F family protein, which translates into the protein MPYFAYKARDTRGELMQGVLEAVDSAAVADQLMGSGATPVDISPTRAPAKGGGQSTWARLREKKVTPLDVQLFSRQMYTLLKAGVPIMRGLAGLQESAVSPAFAKVIRDLRESLDAGRELSISMRNHPTVFNNFYLSMVRVGEMTGRLDEVMLRLYDHLEFDRDMRGKVKSALRYPMFVVIAMVIAMFIVNMFVIPQFVQVFQSFKAELPLMTRILIATSNFTTQYWYIMLGAAAVAGFALRGWVRTPLGLLRWDRWKLKLPVAGKIIHKATMARFARSFALSSKSGVPIVQALTVVSQTVDNAHLSQRVESMRDSVERGESILRTSVAAGIFTPIVLQMIAVGEESGSLDDLMDEIALLYEREVDYELKTLAAQIEPILITFLGVMVLILALGIFLPIWNLGKAALH